One window of the Vicinamibacterales bacterium genome contains the following:
- a CDS encoding DUF3656 domain-containing protein, which yields MGYLGNQWAIAKVVLKDEERFIIRFDDNTTTPGYIFSTTQPLTEAQLREQLAKAGGTEFDIERVLLQARENYQKELVRTP from the coding sequence ATGGGATATCTGGGAAATCAGTGGGCCATAGCGAAAGTGGTCCTCAAGGACGAAGAACGCTTCATCATCCGCTTCGACGACAACACCACCACGCCGGGTTACATCTTCTCGACAACGCAGCCGCTCACCGAAGCGCAACTGCGCGAGCAACTGGCAAAGGCGGGCGGCACGGAGTTCGACATCGAGCGGGTCTTGCTGCAGGCGCGGGAGAACTACCAGAAGGAACTGGTCCGCACACCGTAG